From Candidatus Sphingomonas colombiensis, one genomic window encodes:
- a CDS encoding alpha/beta hydrolase → MTDTLIDRPAAAPEAAPYVRPDVRAFLDFLNNVPGPKMHEQQPAEARAVYLAMKDVADPPVGELAVIKDLAIPGPAGTIPARLFDARATRAPGPVVVFYHGGGFVIGDIDTHASFTAEMARQLDLPVVSIDYRLAPEAPWPAAPDDCEAAARWIAGNPAELGRVATSLVLSGDSAGGNLTIVVAMLLRDDPAAVPVIAQGPIYPAADMTKEYPSFNQFAEGFLLTRDGMIWFSDHYGAEPTHVKGSPMVGDLAGLPPAVIITASLDPIRDQGRAYAAALAQAGVQVSFREAKGNIHGFVNLRQAVPSSAGDVAGYLAALKDVIVEAEGARVMKQAAGG, encoded by the coding sequence ATGACCGACACGCTGATCGATCGCCCTGCCGCTGCCCCGGAAGCGGCACCCTACGTCCGCCCGGATGTGCGCGCTTTCCTCGATTTCCTCAACAACGTCCCCGGCCCGAAGATGCACGAGCAGCAGCCGGCGGAGGCGCGCGCCGTATATCTCGCGATGAAGGATGTCGCCGATCCGCCGGTGGGCGAGCTGGCCGTCATCAAGGATCTCGCCATCCCCGGCCCCGCCGGCACGATTCCGGCGCGGCTGTTTGACGCGCGCGCCACGCGTGCACCCGGCCCGGTGGTGGTTTTCTATCACGGTGGCGGCTTCGTCATCGGCGATATCGATACGCACGCGAGCTTCACGGCGGAGATGGCGCGCCAGCTCGATCTGCCGGTCGTCTCGATCGACTATCGCCTCGCCCCGGAGGCGCCGTGGCCGGCCGCGCCCGACGATTGCGAGGCGGCGGCGCGCTGGATCGCGGGCAATCCGGCGGAGCTGGGCCGCGTCGCGACCAGCCTGGTCCTGTCCGGCGACAGTGCGGGCGGCAATCTGACGATCGTGGTGGCGATGCTGCTGCGCGACGATCCCGCCGCCGTGCCGGTGATCGCGCAGGGCCCGATCTATCCGGCGGCGGACATGACGAAGGAATATCCCTCGTTCAACCAGTTCGCGGAGGGCTTCCTGCTCACCCGTGACGGGATGATCTGGTTCTCGGATCATTACGGCGCGGAGCCGACGCATGTTAAAGGTTCGCCGATGGTGGGCGATCTCGCCGGCCTGCCGCCGGCGGTGATCATCACCGCGAGCCTCGATCCGATCCGCGATCAGGGCCGCGCTTATGCCGCCGCGCTGGCGCAGGCGGGCGTGCAGGTTTCGTTCCGCGAGGCGAAGGGCAATATCCACGGCTTCGTCAATTTGCGTCAGGCGGTCCCGTCGAGCGCGGGCGATGTCGCGGGTTATCTCGCGGCGCTGAAGGACGTGATCGTCGAGGCGGAGGGCGCACGGGTGATGAAGCAGGCGGCGGGGGGCTGA
- a CDS encoding RNA pyrophosphohydrolase yields the protein MTDPASLPYRPCAGAMMINHAGQVFVGQRLDTTLEAWQMPQGGIDPGEDARAAAIRELGEETGVAPEHLEFIAAAPEELTYDLPPELIGKVWKGRYRGQRQHWFLFRFTGADRDIDIRTAHPEFRAWRWADPADLPEIIVPFKRALYEQVLAAFSDHLC from the coding sequence ATGACCGATCCCGCCTCCCTCCCCTATCGCCCCTGTGCCGGCGCGATGATGATCAACCATGCCGGGCAGGTGTTCGTCGGGCAGCGGCTCGATACCACGCTGGAGGCATGGCAGATGCCGCAGGGCGGGATCGATCCGGGGGAGGACGCGCGCGCCGCCGCGATTCGCGAACTCGGCGAGGAAACCGGCGTTGCGCCCGAACACCTCGAATTCATCGCCGCGGCGCCGGAAGAGCTGACCTATGATCTCCCGCCGGAGCTGATCGGCAAGGTGTGGAAAGGCCGGTATCGCGGCCAGCGTCAGCATTGGTTCCTGTTTCGCTTCACCGGCGCGGATCGCGATATCGACATCCGCACCGCTCATCCGGAGTTTCGCGCGTGGCGCTGGGCCGATCCGGCGGACCTCCCGGAAATCATCGTGCCGTTCAAGCGCGCGCTCTATGAGCAGGTGCTGGCGGCCTTTTCCGATCATCTCTGCTGA
- a CDS encoding DUF481 domain-containing protein yields the protein MRALLLAFPLLLANTAVVGDEHPPEDASHKADEVTIPAPIRAMLEAAIAAGNDAEVATIVKYARTADPASGDAVAKMAAEWRDDRKRAHDSRVREAGLFDLWRGRAELGGYLTTGNSETMGTTGVLDLTREGLQWRHKVRLQADYQRSLGITTREHYLASYEPNFKIDSRRYIYGASQFESDRFLGYTQRYSNSIGAGYSAIQTPAMKLDLELGPAFRYTSFTDATTQSSIAARGSVDFGWRFAPGLKFTQVASAYLQHYNSTISGTSAIAAKVLGPLSAQVSYVVQYESMPPAGRRTTDTTSRASLVYSF from the coding sequence ATGCGCGCGCTTCTTCTCGCCTTTCCGCTGCTGCTCGCCAACACCGCCGTGGTGGGCGACGAACATCCGCCCGAGGATGCGTCCCACAAGGCGGATGAGGTGACGATTCCCGCGCCGATCCGCGCGATGCTGGAGGCAGCGATCGCCGCCGGCAACGATGCGGAGGTGGCGACGATCGTCAAATATGCGCGCACCGCCGATCCGGCGAGCGGCGACGCGGTGGCGAAGATGGCCGCGGAATGGCGCGACGACCGCAAGCGCGCGCATGATTCGCGCGTGCGGGAGGCGGGCCTGTTCGATCTGTGGCGCGGCCGCGCCGAGCTGGGCGGCTATCTCACCACCGGCAACAGCGAGACGATGGGCACGACGGGCGTGCTCGATCTGACGCGTGAGGGGCTGCAATGGCGCCACAAGGTGCGGCTGCAGGCCGATTACCAGCGCAGTCTCGGGATCACCACGCGCGAACATTATCTCGCCAGCTACGAACCGAACTTCAAGATCGATTCGCGGCGCTACATCTATGGCGCCAGCCAGTTCGAATCGGATCGTTTCCTCGGCTATACGCAGCGTTATTCGAACTCGATCGGCGCGGGATACAGCGCGATCCAGACGCCGGCGATGAAGCTCGATCTGGAACTTGGGCCGGCGTTTCGCTACACTTCCTTCACCGACGCCACCACCCAAAGCAGCATCGCCGCGCGCGGTAGCGTGGATTTTGGCTGGCGGTTCGCGCCGGGGCTGAAGTTTACGCAAGTCGCGTCGGCTTATCTCCAGCATTACAATTCGACCATCAGCGGCACGAGCGCGATCGCCGCGAAGGTGCTGGGGCCGCTATCGGCGCAGGTTTCCTATGTCGTACAATATGAGAGCATGCCGCCGGCGGGACGCCGCACAACCGATACGACGAGCAGGGCGTCGCTGGTCTATAGCTTCTGA
- a CDS encoding hydrolase, producing the protein MAGISADERIAIERASASPMLARVRQWSAINSGTGNLAGLATVARMLADAFATLPGEVRLIDPASAERVTPAGVVEPIAHGRHLHLSVRPDAAVRLLLTGHMDTVYPADHPFQTLTDRPDGTINGPGVADMKGGLAVMLAALEGVEAAGSTIGYDVLINSDEETGSFSSAALIAELARGKTAALTYEPALPDGTLAGARGGTGNFSIVVRGRSAHAGRNPEEGRNAIVAAADIALRLAAVRGPRLAVNPARIDGGGPNNVVPDLAVLRVNFRPADADEISRARAHIDATVAEVAAAHDVHIEVHGGFNRPPKPIDTGAARLFDLVRDAGGDLGLTIGWRATGGVCDGNNIAACGVPVVDTMGARGGAIHSGEEFLIVDSLAERAALSALTILRIADGRL; encoded by the coding sequence ATGGCGGGAATATCAGCCGATGAGAGGATTGCGATCGAGCGGGCGAGTGCCTCGCCGATGCTCGCGCGGGTGCGGCAATGGTCCGCGATAAATAGCGGAACGGGCAATCTTGCGGGGCTGGCGACGGTCGCCCGCATGCTCGCGGATGCTTTCGCCACGCTGCCCGGCGAGGTGCGGCTGATCGATCCGGCAAGCGCCGAACGGGTAACGCCGGCGGGCGTGGTCGAGCCGATCGCGCACGGCCGCCACCTCCACCTTTCGGTGCGGCCGGATGCGGCGGTGCGGCTGCTGCTCACCGGGCATATGGACACCGTTTATCCTGCCGATCACCCGTTCCAGACCCTCACCGACCGCCCGGACGGGACGATCAATGGCCCCGGCGTCGCGGACATGAAGGGCGGCCTCGCGGTGATGCTCGCAGCGCTTGAGGGCGTGGAGGCGGCCGGCAGCACCATCGGCTATGATGTGCTGATCAATTCCGATGAGGAAACCGGCTCCTTCTCCTCCGCCGCGCTGATAGCCGAACTGGCGCGTGGCAAGACTGCGGCGCTGACCTATGAACCCGCGCTCCCCGACGGCACACTGGCGGGCGCCCGCGGCGGCACGGGCAATTTCTCGATCGTCGTGCGCGGCCGCTCCGCCCATGCCGGGCGCAACCCGGAGGAAGGGCGCAACGCGATCGTCGCGGCGGCGGATATCGCGCTGCGCCTCGCCGCTGTTCGAGGCCCGCGCCTCGCGGTAAATCCCGCGCGGATCGACGGGGGTGGACCGAACAATGTCGTGCCCGATCTCGCGGTGCTGCGCGTCAATTTCCGCCCTGCCGATGCCGACGAAATCTCCCGCGCTCGCGCCCATATCGATGCGACGGTGGCGGAGGTCGCGGCGGCACATGACGTTCATATAGAGGTGCATGGCGGGTTCAATCGCCCGCCAAAGCCGATCGACACGGGCGCCGCGCGATTGTTCGATCTCGTGCGCGATGCCGGCGGCGATCTGGGCCTCACGATCGGCTGGCGCGCAACCGGCGGCGTGTGCGACGGTAACAATATCGCGGCGTGCGGCGTGCCGGTGGTGGATACCATGGGTGCGCGCGGGGGCGCGATTCATTCGGGGGAGGAATTCTTGATCGTCGACAGCCTGGCCGAGCGCGCGGCGCTCTCCGCCCTCACCATCCTGCGCATCGCGGACGGGCGCCTGTGA
- a CDS encoding arginine N-succinyltransferase, which yields MTFVVRAARDNDLSHLYEMAKLTGGGFTNLPADRPALKTKLDRSHAAFAREGGELGDELFVLILENLETGEVRGTCQLFTQVGQRHPFYSYRLSTLTQHSDKLGRTFRAEMLSLTTDLEGSSEVGGLFLHPGERAGGLGMLLARSRYLFIRMHRQRFADRILAELRGIIDEAGGSPFWDGLAGRFFGMNFQDADQYNAIHGNQFIADLMPKHPIYTAMLSESARAAIGLPHPSGRAAMRMLENEGFAFENYIDIFDGGPTMTARTNNVRSIRDARTSPIVAIDNEGGAQALVAHGALADFRCALGTAREVGDAVVIDPASARAIGVQEDSVITYTTRA from the coding sequence GTGACCTTCGTCGTCCGCGCCGCGCGCGACAACGATCTGTCGCACCTGTATGAGATGGCCAAGCTGACCGGGGGCGGCTTCACCAATCTGCCCGCCGATCGCCCCGCGCTGAAAACCAAGCTCGATCGCAGCCATGCCGCGTTCGCGCGCGAGGGTGGCGAACTGGGCGATGAATTGTTCGTGCTGATCCTCGAAAATCTCGAAACCGGGGAGGTGCGCGGCACCTGCCAATTGTTCACCCAGGTCGGGCAGCGCCATCCCTTCTACAGCTATCGCCTGAGCACGCTGACCCAGCATAGCGACAAGCTCGGCCGTACCTTCCGTGCGGAGATGCTGTCGCTCACCACCGATCTTGAGGGATCGAGCGAAGTCGGCGGGCTGTTCCTCCATCCCGGCGAACGCGCCGGCGGACTGGGCATGCTGCTCGCCCGCAGCCGCTATCTGTTCATCCGTATGCACCGCCAGCGTTTCGCCGATCGCATCCTCGCTGAATTGCGCGGGATCATCGACGAGGCCGGCGGATCCCCCTTCTGGGACGGTCTGGCCGGTCGCTTCTTCGGCATGAATTTTCAGGACGCGGATCAATACAATGCCATCCACGGCAACCAGTTCATCGCCGATCTCATGCCGAAACATCCGATATATACCGCGATGCTCTCCGAATCCGCGCGCGCCGCGATCGGCCTTCCCCATCCCTCGGGCCGCGCCGCAATGCGGATGCTGGAAAATGAGGGATTTGCGTTCGAAAACTACATCGACATCTTCGACGGCGGCCCGACCATGACCGCGCGCACCAACAACGTCCGCTCGATCCGCGACGCGCGCACCTCGCCGATTGTCGCGATCGACAACGAGGGCGGCGCGCAGGCGCTGGTCGCGCACGGCGCGCTGGCCGACTTCCGCTGCGCGCTGGGCACGGCGCGCGAGGTGGGCGACGCGGTGGTGATCGATCCTGCCAGCGCCCGGGCGATCGGCGTGCAGGAAGATAGTGTCATCACCTACACCACGAGGGCGTGA
- a CDS encoding N-succinylarginine dihydrolase has translation MLEINFDGIVGPSHNYAGLSPGNLAATRNAGNVAHPRAAALQGIAKMRANLALGLPQGVLLPHPRPDHRWLAALATDYAHAAPHLQARALSASAMWAANAATVSPAADTRDGRCHLTVANLMTMPHRSHEWPATLAQLRTAFAHPAFMVHGPVPAPFGDEGAANHMRLCAEHGARGIEVFVYGEAGGRFPARQHREASEAIARAHGLDPARTLFVEQSPAAIAAGAFHNDVVAVANARTLFAHEEAFADKGGFYAQLRTLMPEVEIVEVPVDRVSLEDAIQSYLFNAQLVSPPSGQQTLIVPGEVQANPRVWEWLQEHIAGNGPIRAVQVVDVRESMANGGGPACLRLRVVADPATIDPRFMVDHTKLDRIAATIDAHWPEAIAVEAIGDPALVARIENARRALLETLDLVGLIDS, from the coding sequence ATGCTGGAAATCAACTTCGACGGCATCGTCGGGCCGAGCCACAATTATGCCGGGCTCAGCCCCGGCAACCTCGCCGCTACGCGCAACGCGGGCAATGTCGCTCACCCGCGCGCCGCCGCGTTGCAGGGCATTGCGAAGATGCGCGCCAATCTCGCGCTCGGGCTGCCGCAGGGTGTATTGCTCCCCCATCCGCGCCCGGATCATCGCTGGCTGGCCGCGCTCGCCACCGATTACGCTCATGCCGCGCCGCATCTTCAGGCGCGGGCGCTCTCGGCGTCGGCGATGTGGGCAGCCAATGCCGCGACCGTTTCGCCCGCTGCCGACACGCGCGATGGACGTTGCCACCTGACGGTCGCCAATCTGATGACCATGCCGCATCGCAGCCACGAATGGCCCGCGACGCTGGCGCAATTGCGCACCGCATTCGCCCATCCCGCTTTCATGGTCCACGGCCCCGTCCCCGCCCCGTTTGGCGACGAGGGCGCGGCCAATCATATGCGGCTGTGCGCCGAACATGGCGCGCGGGGCATCGAGGTCTTCGTCTATGGCGAAGCCGGCGGCCGCTTTCCCGCGCGCCAGCACCGCGAGGCGAGCGAGGCGATCGCGCGGGCGCACGGGCTCGATCCGGCGCGCACCCTGTTCGTCGAGCAGTCGCCGGCGGCGATCGCCGCCGGCGCCTTCCACAATGACGTGGTCGCGGTGGCCAATGCGCGCACCCTCTTCGCGCATGAGGAAGCCTTTGCCGACAAGGGTGGCTTCTACGCCCAATTGCGCACGCTGATGCCCGAGGTGGAGATCGTCGAGGTGCCGGTCGATCGCGTCAGCCTTGAGGATGCGATCCAATCCTATCTGTTCAATGCGCAACTCGTCTCGCCGCCGTCCGGGCAACAGACGCTGATCGTGCCCGGCGAAGTGCAGGCCAATCCGCGCGTATGGGAATGGTTGCAGGAACATATCGCCGGCAACGGCCCGATCCGCGCGGTGCAGGTGGTCGACGTGCGGGAATCCATGGCCAATGGCGGCGGCCCGGCGTGCCTGCGCCTGCGCGTCGTGGCCGATCCCGCAACGATCGATCCGCGCTTTATGGTGGATCACACGAAGCTCGATCGTATCGCCGCGACGATCGACGCACACTGGCCGGAGGCGATCGCGGTGGAGGCGATCGGCGATCCGGCGCTGGTCGCACGCATCGAAAATGCCCGCCGCGCCTTGCTGGAAACGCTCGACCTTGTCGGATTAATTGACAGTTAA
- a CDS encoding TonB-dependent receptor: MIQRNIILSSLAGVLAILIASPALADAVPAPVQDGTPHDVIVSAPVARNEMDVLQGTSVLSGDTLNRELRPTIGETLARLPGVSATSFGPSASRPILRGFQGDRIRVLTDGIGSVDVSNTSVDHAVVIDPLLAERVEVLRGPSALLYGSSAVGGVVNVIDSRIPRSVPENGYRLNAIGSYASAASERSLGAAGDVAVTKNLVLHADGSYLKADDLRIGGYVLSPGARAAALAAAQAAPNDPIDFAASAQLKGRLPNTAAETWTAGVGAALITDTGSLGVSYSHYDSLYGVPIRYATEPGQDQEAPRLSVLQNRFDLRGEVQTGGGFLDRIRARVAYANYRHFELDPDGEVGTAFYNKGLEGRLEFLQSNRGGWSGASGAQYFSRQFNVVGDEAFLPRNNTEQVGLFTLQQYENGPFKAEGGMRFERTSLAAQNPLDDSRFFSGARNFDTFSGSIGASYGIASGVRIGLNGSRTERAPSAEELFANGAHAGTQAYELGNPNFRTEKSWGLEATLHAHSDGFSLDASAYYNWFDDYIYENQTAQAVCEAAAAPSGRSVDFPCFQYAQTKARYYGFEIDASKRLATIGGHTINADILGDYVRATVVDVSPVPRIPPLRVLGGLEAQGDRSSARVEVEHVFRQNRIAAYETPTAAYTMVNASLSFKPFADNKGTSITIAANNIFDVDARRAASVLKDFAPLAGRDIRATLRVGI, translated from the coding sequence ATGATACAAAGAAACATCATTCTCAGTTCGCTCGCCGGCGTCCTCGCCATTTTGATCGCTTCCCCGGCACTTGCCGATGCCGTTCCGGCGCCGGTGCAGGATGGGACGCCGCATGACGTGATCGTCTCGGCGCCCGTCGCCCGTAATGAGATGGATGTGCTGCAGGGCACTTCGGTCCTGTCCGGCGACACGCTCAACCGCGAATTGCGCCCGACGATCGGCGAGACGCTGGCGCGCCTGCCCGGCGTGTCGGCAACGTCATTCGGGCCGAGCGCATCCCGCCCGATCCTGCGCGGCTTCCAGGGCGACCGCATTCGCGTGCTGACCGACGGCATCGGCTCGGTCGACGTATCGAACACCTCGGTCGATCACGCGGTGGTGATCGATCCGTTGCTCGCCGAGCGGGTCGAGGTACTGCGCGGCCCTTCGGCATTGCTCTATGGCTCGTCGGCGGTCGGCGGCGTGGTCAACGTGATCGATTCGCGCATCCCGCGCAGCGTGCCGGAAAACGGCTATCGTCTGAACGCGATCGGCAGCTACGCCAGCGCGGCAAGCGAACGCTCGCTCGGCGCGGCGGGCGATGTGGCGGTAACGAAGAACCTCGTGCTCCATGCCGATGGCTCATATCTCAAGGCAGATGATCTGCGCATCGGCGGCTATGTCCTGTCCCCCGGCGCGCGCGCGGCGGCGCTGGCTGCGGCGCAGGCCGCCCCCAACGACCCGATCGATTTCGCGGCCTCCGCGCAGCTCAAGGGCCGCCTGCCCAACACCGCGGCGGAAACCTGGACGGCGGGCGTCGGCGCGGCGCTGATCACCGATACCGGCTCGCTCGGCGTGTCGTATAGCCATTACGACAGCCTTTACGGCGTGCCGATCCGTTACGCGACCGAGCCGGGGCAGGATCAGGAGGCCCCGCGCCTCTCGGTCCTCCAGAACCGCTTCGATCTGCGCGGCGAGGTGCAGACCGGCGGCGGCTTCCTCGATCGTATCCGCGCCCGTGTCGCCTACGCCAATTATCGCCATTTCGAGCTTGATCCGGATGGTGAGGTGGGCACCGCTTTCTACAACAAGGGCCTCGAAGGCCGTCTCGAATTCCTTCAGTCCAATCGCGGCGGCTGGAGCGGGGCGAGCGGAGCGCAATATTTCAGCCGTCAGTTCAACGTCGTCGGCGATGAGGCATTCCTGCCGCGCAATAATACCGAGCAGGTGGGGCTTTTCACACTCCAGCAATATGAAAACGGCCCGTTCAAGGCAGAGGGCGGCATGCGTTTCGAGCGCACCAGCCTCGCCGCGCAGAACCCGCTCGACGATTCGCGCTTTTTCAGCGGCGCGCGCAATTTCGACACCTTCTCCGGCTCGATCGGCGCGTCTTACGGCATCGCGAGCGGGGTTCGGATCGGCCTGAACGGCTCACGCACGGAGCGCGCGCCATCGGCCGAGGAATTGTTCGCCAACGGCGCACACGCCGGCACCCAGGCCTATGAACTCGGCAACCCGAATTTCCGCACCGAGAAATCATGGGGGCTGGAAGCGACGCTCCACGCGCACAGCGATGGCTTCAGCCTCGACGCCTCCGCCTATTACAATTGGTTCGACGACTACATTTATGAGAACCAGACGGCGCAGGCGGTGTGCGAGGCGGCGGCCGCACCATCCGGGCGCAGCGTGGACTTCCCGTGCTTCCAATATGCGCAGACCAAGGCGCGCTATTATGGCTTCGAGATCGATGCATCGAAGCGCCTAGCGACCATCGGCGGCCATACGATCAACGCCGACATCCTCGGCGATTATGTCCGTGCAACAGTGGTGGATGTAAGCCCGGTGCCGCGCATCCCGCCGCTGCGCGTGCTCGGCGGGCTTGAGGCGCAGGGGGATCGCTCCAGCGCACGCGTCGAGGTGGAGCATGTGTTCCGGCAGAACCGCATCGCGGCTTATGAAACGCCGACCGCCGCTTATACGATGGTCAACGCGTCGCTCTCGTTCAAGCCGTTCGCGGACAATAAGGGAACGAGCATCACCATCGCGGCGAACAATATCTTCGACGTCGATGCGCGCCGCGCAGCAAGCGTGCTCAAGGATTTCGCCCCGCTCGCCGGGCGCGACATCCGCGCCACGCTGCGTGTGGGTATCTGA
- a CDS encoding ribonuclease T, with amino-acid sequence MIRNRALLVAAAAIALPGVAGAQANRCVVPNDIATPHPDLATEREPQRVLPIGGYTLAISWSPQFCRTRMHDPKARMQCGANRFGFVLHGLWPDGEGKDWPQYCTTTNILPRPALAANLCSTPSAQLLQHEWSKHGTCMPGETPASYFRRSTGMYGKLRYPDMNALSRRPLTAGQFAAAVARANPGIRADMMRVTANREGWLDEVWLCLDKKFAYATCPAHQGGLSPDAQLKIWRGPR; translated from the coding sequence ATGATCCGTAATCGCGCGCTGCTGGTCGCCGCGGCCGCTATAGCGCTGCCCGGCGTGGCGGGAGCACAGGCCAATCGTTGCGTCGTGCCGAACGATATCGCCACGCCGCACCCCGATCTGGCCACCGAGCGCGAGCCGCAACGCGTGCTGCCGATCGGCGGCTATACGCTGGCCATCAGCTGGTCCCCGCAATTTTGTCGTACGCGGATGCATGATCCGAAGGCACGGATGCAGTGCGGCGCGAACCGCTTCGGCTTCGTGCTGCACGGCCTGTGGCCGGATGGCGAGGGCAAGGACTGGCCGCAATATTGCACCACCACCAATATCCTGCCGCGCCCGGCGCTGGCCGCCAATCTGTGCTCCACGCCGTCCGCGCAATTGCTTCAGCACGAATGGTCCAAGCATGGCACCTGCATGCCCGGCGAAACCCCGGCGAGTTATTTCCGGCGCTCGACCGGCATGTATGGCAAGTTGCGCTATCCCGATATGAACGCGCTCTCGCGCCGCCCGCTCACGGCAGGGCAGTTCGCGGCGGCGGTGGCGCGCGCGAATCCGGGCATCCGCGCGGACATGATGCGCGTGACGGCGAACCGCGAAGGCTGGCTGGACGAGGTGTGGCTGTGCCTCGACAAGAAATTCGCTTACGCCACCTGCCCGGCGCATCAAGGCGGCCTTTCGCCGGATGCGCAGCTGAAGATCTGGCGCGGGCCGCGCTAA
- the nadC gene encoding carboxylating nicotinate-nucleotide diphosphorylase, translated as MTFVLDGFDLDAFVRATLAEDLGDKGDVTCDAVIPAEARFRAVMGTRDAITVAGLEVAAAFFRALDPAVVIETLVADGTTVPRGTDLMRLEGSARAMLTAERSALNTAQHLSGIATLTRAYVDRIAGTGATLLDTRKTIPGLRRLEKYATRMGGAKNHRMGLWDAAMIKDNHVAIAGDVGEAVRRAKAAAIPEIIVEVDRIDQIEPALAAGATYLLLDNMAGPTLRGAVTLIGGRVPVEASGGVTLETIRAIAETGVTYISVGRITQSAPAADIGLDFAPA; from the coding sequence GTGACGTTCGTGCTTGATGGGTTTGATCTGGATGCTTTCGTTCGTGCGACACTCGCCGAGGATTTGGGGGACAAGGGCGACGTCACTTGCGACGCGGTGATCCCGGCCGAGGCGCGGTTCCGCGCGGTGATGGGCACGCGTGATGCGATCACCGTCGCCGGGCTGGAGGTCGCTGCCGCTTTCTTCCGCGCGCTCGATCCCGCTGTAGTGATAGAAACACTGGTCGCGGACGGCACGACCGTGCCGCGCGGCACCGATCTGATGCGGCTGGAGGGTAGCGCACGCGCGATGCTGACGGCGGAGCGATCCGCGCTCAACACCGCGCAGCACCTGTCGGGCATCGCGACGCTGACGCGCGCCTACGTCGATCGCATCGCCGGCACTGGCGCGACCCTGCTCGATACCCGCAAGACGATCCCCGGCCTGCGCCGCCTGGAAAAATACGCGACCCGCATGGGCGGCGCGAAGAACCACCGCATGGGGCTGTGGGATGCGGCGATGATCAAGGACAATCACGTCGCGATCGCGGGCGACGTGGGCGAAGCGGTGCGCCGCGCAAAGGCGGCGGCGATCCCCGAGATCATCGTTGAGGTGGACCGGATCGACCAGATCGAGCCGGCACTGGCGGCGGGGGCGACCTATCTGCTGCTCGACAATATGGCCGGGCCGACGCTGCGGGGCGCGGTGACGCTCATCGGCGGGCGCGTGCCGGTGGAAGCATCGGGCGGCGTGACGCTGGAGACGATCCGCGCCATCGCCGAAACCGGCGTCACCTATATCAGCGTGGGGCGGATCACCCAATCCGCGCCGGCCGCCGACATCGGGCTGGATTTCGCGCCCGCCTGA
- a CDS encoding SH3 domain-containing protein, with amino-acid sequence MRRVSVLMAMMMAGALIAGDAMVGGLTVRGAIAADPPKKGPYFASIAPSRARMRSGPGRNYPATWLYVRADLPVRVVDAFQDWRKVEDPAGVQGWMQGKMVSQRRTALVQGEIVELREKPSAGAKVMWRAEPGVVGRVSQCGDGWCRLDVRGQAGFIETSHLWGVAPEETLP; translated from the coding sequence ATGCGACGGGTGTCGGTGCTGATGGCCATGATGATGGCGGGCGCGTTGATCGCAGGCGATGCGATGGTGGGCGGCTTGACCGTTCGCGGAGCGATCGCGGCCGATCCGCCGAAGAAGGGGCCGTATTTCGCCTCGATCGCGCCGTCGCGCGCGCGGATGCGCAGCGGGCCCGGCCGCAATTATCCCGCGACCTGGCTCTATGTCCGCGCCGATCTGCCAGTGCGCGTGGTCGATGCGTTTCAGGACTGGCGCAAGGTGGAGGACCCGGCCGGCGTGCAGGGCTGGATGCAGGGCAAGATGGTCAGCCAGCGCCGCACCGCGCTGGTGCAGGGCGAGATTGTCGAATTGCGCGAGAAGCCATCGGCCGGCGCCAAGGTGATGTGGCGTGCGGAGCCGGGCGTGGTCGGGCGCGTGAGCCAGTGTGGCGACGGCTGGTGTCGGCTCGACGTGCGCGGGCAGGCCGGCTTCATAGAAACATCGCATTTATGGGGCGTTGCGCCCGAGGAGACATTGCCGTGA